The DNA sequence CCGACCTTGAACCGGGTCGACCATGTGGCGCGGCGGACGATCGAAATCTTTCCGCAGCGGCAGATCGACGAGGCCGTCTTCTTCGCGCGGATTGCCGAACACGAGCGCGCGATACACCTTGGCGACTTCGCGCGCGGCGAACTGGCGGCTGAGCTCGCGCTGCGCGTCGGCGTCGAGAGCCATGACGATCAGGCCCGACGTATCCCGATCGAGTCGATGCACGATGGTCGCTTGCGGCAACTCCGCTTGGACGCGAGCGCTCAAGCAGTCTTGCAGCTCCGGTCCGCGGCCCGGCACGGCTAATAGGCCCGACGGCT is a window from the Planctomycetia bacterium genome containing:
- a CDS encoding RluA family pseudouridine synthase produces the protein MPTFRKVYQDETLIVLDKPSGLLAVPGRGPELQDCLSARVQAELPQATIVHRLDRDTSGLIVMALDADAQRELSRQFAAREVAKVYRALVFGNPREEDGLVDLPLRKDFDRPPRHMVDPVQGRPAQTRWRVVERRPDRALLEVEPITGRSHQIRIHLAALEHPILGDPLYAHERALPMAERLMLHSERLTLTHPRDGRRLSWTAPAPF